One window of the Ictidomys tridecemlineatus isolate mIctTri1 chromosome 11, mIctTri1.hap1, whole genome shotgun sequence genome contains the following:
- the Mtf2 gene encoding metal-response element-binding transcription factor 2 isoform X1, which produces MVCTICQEEYSEAPNEMVICDKCGQGYHQLCHTPHIDSSVIDSDEKWLCRQCVFATTTKRGGALKKGPNAKALQVMKQTLPYSVADLEWDAGHKTNVQQCYCYCGGPGDWYLKMLQCCKCKQWFHEACVQCLQKPMLFGDRFYTFICSVCSSGPEYLKRLPLQWVDIAHLCLYNLSVIHKKKYFDSELELMTYINENWDRLHPGELADTPKSERYEHVLEALNDYKTMFMSGKEIKKKKHLFGLRIRVPPVPPNVAFKAEKEPEGTSHEFKIKGRKASKPISDSREVSNGIEKKGKKKSVGRPPGPYTRKMIQKTAEPPLDKESVTESPTLDLPCSIGRTEGPAHSSNTSDVDFTGASGAKETTSSSISRHYGLSDSRKRTRTGRSWPAAIPHLRRRRGRLPRRALQTQNSEIVKDDEGKEDYQFEELNTEILNNLADQELQLNHLKNSITSYFGAAGRIACGEKYRVLARRVTLDGKVQYLVEWEGATAS; this is translated from the exons ATGGTCTGTACAATATGTCAAGAAGAGTATTCAGAAGCTCCTAATGAAATGGTTATATGTGATAAATGTGGCCAAG GGTACCATCAGTTGTGTCATACACCTCATATTGATTCCAGTGTGATTGATTCAGATGAAAAATGGCTCTGTCGACAATGTGTTtttgcaacaacaacaaag AGGGGTGGTGCACTTAAAAAAGGACCAAATGCCAAAGCATTGCAAGTCATGAAGCAGACATTACCCTATAGTGTGGCAGACCTTGAATGGGATGCAGGTCATAAAACCAATGTGCAGCAGTGTTACTGCTATTGTGGAGGTCCTGGAGA ctgGTATTTAAAGATGCTACAGTGCTGCAAATGTAAGCAGTGGTTTCATGAGGCTTGTGTGCAATGCCTTCAAAAGCCAATGCTATTTGGAGATAG gttttatacatttatttgctCTGTCTGCAGTTCTGGACCAGAATACCTCAAACGTCTACCATTACAGTG GGTAGATATAGCACACCTATGCCTTTACAACCTAAGTGTTATTCACAAGAAGAAATACTTTGATTCTGAACTTGAGCTTATGACATACATTAATGAAAACTGGGATAGATTGCACCCTGGAGAG CTGGCAGACACACCAAAATCTGAAAGATATGAGCATGTTCTGGAGGCATTAAATGATTACAAGACCAT gtttATGTctgggaaagaaataaagaagaagaagcatTTGTTTGGGTTGCGAATTCGTGTTCCTCCTGTGCCACCAAATGTGGCTttcaaagcagagaaagaacCTGAAGGAACATCccatgaatttaaaattaaaggcaGAAAGGCATCCAAACCTATATCTGATTCAAG AGAAGTAagcaatggaatagaaaaaaaaggaaagaaaaaatctgtAGGTCGTCCTCCTGGCCCATACACaagaaaaatgattcaaaaaaCTGCTGAGCCACCATTG gataAGGAATCAGTTACAGAGAGTCCTACCTTGGATTTACCTTGTTCTATAGG GAGAACTGAGGGTCCTGCACATTCTTCTAATACCTCAGATGTGGATTTCACGGGTGCTTCCGGTGCAAAAGAAACTACCTCGTCTAGCATTTCCAGGCATTATGG GTTGTCTGACTCCAGAAAAAGAACTCGCACAGGAAGATCTTGGCCTGCTGCAATACCACATTTGCGGAGAAGAAGAGGTCGTCTTCCGAGAAGAGCACTCCAGACTCAGAACTCAGAAATTGTAAAAGATGATGAAGGCAAAGAAGATTATCAATTTGAGGAACTCAACACTGAGATTCTGAATAACTTAGCAGATCAGGAGTTACAACTTAATCATCTGAAAAACTCCATTACTAGTTATTTTGGTGCTGCAGGTAGAATAGCATGTGGCGAAAAATACAGAGTTTTGGCTCGTCGGGTGACACTTGATGGAAAGGTGCAGTATCTTGTGGAATGGGAAGGAGCGACTGCATCCTGA
- the Mtf2 gene encoding metal-response element-binding transcription factor 2 isoform X3, producing MRFCSTSCPPSLCSLFVGETGIILKVDSTGAGNSLVHKRSPLRRNQKTPTSLTKLSLQDGHKAKKPACKFEEGQDVLARWSDGLFYLGTIKKINILKQSCFIIFEDSSKSWVLWKDIQTGATGSGEMVCTICQEEYSEAPNEMVICDKCGQGYHQLCHTPHIDSSVIDSDEKWLCRQCVFATTTKRGGALKKGPNAKALQVMKQTLPYSVADLEWDAGHKTNVQQCYCYCGGPGDWYLKMLQCCKCKQWFHEACVQCLQKPMLFGDRFYTFICSVCSSGPEYLKRLPLQWVDIAHLCLYNLSVIHKKKYFDSELELMTYINENWDRLHPGELADTPKSERYEHVLEALNDYKTMFMSGKEIKKKKHLFGLRIRVPPVPPNVAFKAEKEPEGTSHEFKIKGRKASKPISDSREVSNGIEKKGKKKSVGRPPGPYTRKMIQKTAEPPLDKESVTESPTLDLPCSIGCYTI from the exons AGACTCTACAGGGGCAGGTAATTCACTGGTCCACAAGCGGTCTCCTTTACGTCGAAACCAAAAGACCCCAACATCCTTGACCAAGCTGTCTTTACAGGATGGACATAAAGCCAAAAAGCCAGCATGTAAATTTGAAGAGGGTCAGGATGTCCTAGCTAGATGGTCAGATGGCTTGTTTTATCTTGGAACTATCAAAAAG ATAAACATTTTGAAACAGAGCTGCTTCATCATATTTGAAGACAGTTCTAAATCCTGGGTTCTCTGGAAGGACATTCAAACAG gagCCACTGGAAGTGGGGAAATGGTCTGTACAATATGTCAAGAAGAGTATTCAGAAGCTCCTAATGAAATGGTTATATGTGATAAATGTGGCCAAG GGTACCATCAGTTGTGTCATACACCTCATATTGATTCCAGTGTGATTGATTCAGATGAAAAATGGCTCTGTCGACAATGTGTTtttgcaacaacaacaaag AGGGGTGGTGCACTTAAAAAAGGACCAAATGCCAAAGCATTGCAAGTCATGAAGCAGACATTACCCTATAGTGTGGCAGACCTTGAATGGGATGCAGGTCATAAAACCAATGTGCAGCAGTGTTACTGCTATTGTGGAGGTCCTGGAGA ctgGTATTTAAAGATGCTACAGTGCTGCAAATGTAAGCAGTGGTTTCATGAGGCTTGTGTGCAATGCCTTCAAAAGCCAATGCTATTTGGAGATAG gttttatacatttatttgctCTGTCTGCAGTTCTGGACCAGAATACCTCAAACGTCTACCATTACAGTG GGTAGATATAGCACACCTATGCCTTTACAACCTAAGTGTTATTCACAAGAAGAAATACTTTGATTCTGAACTTGAGCTTATGACATACATTAATGAAAACTGGGATAGATTGCACCCTGGAGAG CTGGCAGACACACCAAAATCTGAAAGATATGAGCATGTTCTGGAGGCATTAAATGATTACAAGACCAT gtttATGTctgggaaagaaataaagaagaagaagcatTTGTTTGGGTTGCGAATTCGTGTTCCTCCTGTGCCACCAAATGTGGCTttcaaagcagagaaagaacCTGAAGGAACATCccatgaatttaaaattaaaggcaGAAAGGCATCCAAACCTATATCTGATTCAAG AGAAGTAagcaatggaatagaaaaaaaaggaaagaaaaaatctgtAGGTCGTCCTCCTGGCCCATACACaagaaaaatgattcaaaaaaCTGCTGAGCCACCATTG gataAGGAATCAGTTACAGAGAGTCCTACCTTGGATTTACCTTGTTCTATAGG TTGTTATACCATTTAA
- the Mtf2 gene encoding metal-response element-binding transcription factor 2 isoform X2 — protein sequence MRDSTGAGNSLVHKRSPLRRNQKTPTSLTKLSLQDGHKAKKPACKFEEGQDVLARWSDGLFYLGTIKKINILKQSCFIIFEDSSKSWVLWKDIQTGATGSGEMVCTICQEEYSEAPNEMVICDKCGQGYHQLCHTPHIDSSVIDSDEKWLCRQCVFATTTKRGGALKKGPNAKALQVMKQTLPYSVADLEWDAGHKTNVQQCYCYCGGPGDWYLKMLQCCKCKQWFHEACVQCLQKPMLFGDRFYTFICSVCSSGPEYLKRLPLQWVDIAHLCLYNLSVIHKKKYFDSELELMTYINENWDRLHPGELADTPKSERYEHVLEALNDYKTMFMSGKEIKKKKHLFGLRIRVPPVPPNVAFKAEKEPEGTSHEFKIKGRKASKPISDSREVSNGIEKKGKKKSVGRPPGPYTRKMIQKTAEPPLDKESVTESPTLDLPCSIGRTEGPAHSSNTSDVDFTGASGAKETTSSSISRHYGLSDSRKRTRTGRSWPAAIPHLRRRRGRLPRRALQTQNSEIVKDDEGKEDYQFEELNTEILNNLADQELQLNHLKNSITSYFGAAGRIACGEKYRVLARRVTLDGKVQYLVEWEGATAS from the exons AGACTCTACAGGGGCAGGTAATTCACTGGTCCACAAGCGGTCTCCTTTACGTCGAAACCAAAAGACCCCAACATCCTTGACCAAGCTGTCTTTACAGGATGGACATAAAGCCAAAAAGCCAGCATGTAAATTTGAAGAGGGTCAGGATGTCCTAGCTAGATGGTCAGATGGCTTGTTTTATCTTGGAACTATCAAAAAG ATAAACATTTTGAAACAGAGCTGCTTCATCATATTTGAAGACAGTTCTAAATCCTGGGTTCTCTGGAAGGACATTCAAACAG gagCCACTGGAAGTGGGGAAATGGTCTGTACAATATGTCAAGAAGAGTATTCAGAAGCTCCTAATGAAATGGTTATATGTGATAAATGTGGCCAAG GGTACCATCAGTTGTGTCATACACCTCATATTGATTCCAGTGTGATTGATTCAGATGAAAAATGGCTCTGTCGACAATGTGTTtttgcaacaacaacaaag AGGGGTGGTGCACTTAAAAAAGGACCAAATGCCAAAGCATTGCAAGTCATGAAGCAGACATTACCCTATAGTGTGGCAGACCTTGAATGGGATGCAGGTCATAAAACCAATGTGCAGCAGTGTTACTGCTATTGTGGAGGTCCTGGAGA ctgGTATTTAAAGATGCTACAGTGCTGCAAATGTAAGCAGTGGTTTCATGAGGCTTGTGTGCAATGCCTTCAAAAGCCAATGCTATTTGGAGATAG gttttatacatttatttgctCTGTCTGCAGTTCTGGACCAGAATACCTCAAACGTCTACCATTACAGTG GGTAGATATAGCACACCTATGCCTTTACAACCTAAGTGTTATTCACAAGAAGAAATACTTTGATTCTGAACTTGAGCTTATGACATACATTAATGAAAACTGGGATAGATTGCACCCTGGAGAG CTGGCAGACACACCAAAATCTGAAAGATATGAGCATGTTCTGGAGGCATTAAATGATTACAAGACCAT gtttATGTctgggaaagaaataaagaagaagaagcatTTGTTTGGGTTGCGAATTCGTGTTCCTCCTGTGCCACCAAATGTGGCTttcaaagcagagaaagaacCTGAAGGAACATCccatgaatttaaaattaaaggcaGAAAGGCATCCAAACCTATATCTGATTCAAG AGAAGTAagcaatggaatagaaaaaaaaggaaagaaaaaatctgtAGGTCGTCCTCCTGGCCCATACACaagaaaaatgattcaaaaaaCTGCTGAGCCACCATTG gataAGGAATCAGTTACAGAGAGTCCTACCTTGGATTTACCTTGTTCTATAGG GAGAACTGAGGGTCCTGCACATTCTTCTAATACCTCAGATGTGGATTTCACGGGTGCTTCCGGTGCAAAAGAAACTACCTCGTCTAGCATTTCCAGGCATTATGG GTTGTCTGACTCCAGAAAAAGAACTCGCACAGGAAGATCTTGGCCTGCTGCAATACCACATTTGCGGAGAAGAAGAGGTCGTCTTCCGAGAAGAGCACTCCAGACTCAGAACTCAGAAATTGTAAAAGATGATGAAGGCAAAGAAGATTATCAATTTGAGGAACTCAACACTGAGATTCTGAATAACTTAGCAGATCAGGAGTTACAACTTAATCATCTGAAAAACTCCATTACTAGTTATTTTGGTGCTGCAGGTAGAATAGCATGTGGCGAAAAATACAGAGTTTTGGCTCGTCGGGTGACACTTGATGGAAAGGTGCAGTATCTTGTGGAATGGGAAGGAGCGACTGCATCCTGA